The sequence AAAGATCCTTCGCGTACCGGGTTGTAGGGGTTAGCTCGTGTGTAAACATCCAGCCAAAATGACTGTGAGTAAACCCTTTCCAACGCCCGAGACTGACTTCACTGTCACAAACGGGTGAATGCGGATCACCAGCCTTATCGCTGTATTGATGGTGGCGGCGATGGTTGCTGACCCAGTAGGACGGCGTACCTTGCGCTGCCATACAGCCACAAACCGCGATAAAACATCGAATAGCCGGGGGAGCTTTAAATGAGCGGTGAGCGAGCATTCGGTGATACCCGACAGTGATACCCACGACCATTGTGAGAAAATACATCACAATAAAAACGACCCAATTCACAAAGGCAATAGGCACAACGACAGCACACGCAATGAGAGCACAAACGCCTGCGAATGGCACTAGCAAAATTGCGCCGGCATGAAGTTTTTGCGACCATTGCAATTCTTTTGCGAAACTGGAAAATTCTTGTTTGGCTGGTGACGACGTATCAGCGGACATAACTTACCCGCTCCTCGAGTGTGCCAGTTTGCGCAACTAAGGGGGCGATTCTTGGCGATAGATACCGCCACATGGGCGTGACAGTATTTTCCGCCAGGCGACTACGCATAGCGGAGCGCTGCAGTTTTCCGCTAGTGGTTTTTGGAATAGTAAACGGTCGAACAAAATAAATGCTATCTAAGGTCAGCCCGTGTTCGTGGTTTAATTCTTCACACATTTTATCTGCTAAATCGTCCAGAGAACCTGATTTGGCGTACGTTGGTGCAATCTCTTGGACGACAGTCAGAAAATCCACATCCCCTATATTGTCGGTGAAACATGCACAGGCGTACTCGCCGAGACAACCGTCGAGCTGTTGTAAGGTTGCTTCAATATCATGCGGATGATGGTTGAGCCCACGCATCACAATTAGATCTTTCAACCTGCCAGTGATATACAAATCGCCATCAACAATTGCACCTAAATCACCGGTACGAAGGTACTTGTATTGTCTCTTATCAATATTGCCATCAGGTGCCGATTCTAAAGTAGCAGCTAATGTTGAGCGACTCAGCTCAGGATTTCGGAAGTACGACTTTGCTACATGCGCACCGGTCACCCAGATTTCACCAACACTACCGTCGGCCACGGGCAACCTACTCGCAGGGTCCACAATACACACTTGCTGCCTGTCAATATCGTCGCCACAACACACCAAAGACTTGCTGTTTTCATTCTCAGCAGCGCCTATAATTCGCCCCCGCTGTAGTTCTGCCGAATCGATTTGTAGTGCCTGCGGTTCGTTATGTCGTGAACCGCCGCTAATAAATAACGTCGCTTCGGCCATACCATATACAGGGTACATACTCTTGGCCGAAAATCCGCAGCTTGAAAATTTTGAGTGAAACCGTGTTATCGTCGCGAGTTTGACTGGCTCAGAACCATTGAAAGCCACCTCCCAACTGGTTAAATCCAAAGATGCTATTTGCGCATCTTTTACACGCTTGGCGCACAGCGCATACCCAAAATCAGGTCCACCAGAAGTGGTAACACGATATTTTGAGATTAAAGCAAGCCAACGAAATGGTTTTTGAATAAAGGCAATCGGAGCCATAAAATAACAGGGGATACCCAAATACAACGGCTGCAAAATATTGCCGACCAATCCCATGTCATGATAAAACGGCAGCCAGCTGCCGAATACGGTGGTTTCGTCATGACAAAAACTGCGCTGAATCATTCTCTGGTTTTCGATGAGATTCGCATGGGTAATCACGACGCCTTTCGGTTCACCTGTAGAACCCGATGTATACTGAACAAATGAAATATCCTCAGGTTTGGCGCTCGGCACAATGTTATTCGGCACAATGTAAGCTTCAGCGTTGCTGATAACTCCCTGCAAACCAGTAGCTTGTGCGCCAGCTTCGCCAGGAACTAGGTTGCCGCTAATATCGGAAACGCTTTGCTGGATTGGCAACAACAAGCCAGTTAGCAACGAGTCAATATTGAGAACAGTAACGCCATCGTCTTCTAGGGTGGAAAAATAGTTCGAGCAGCGTTTAATATATTCAGATGATGTAAGTAGAACACGAGCGCCGGAACTATGAACAATCGAAGTAAATCGAGCACGCTTGTGTTTCCCTTCCGGGGGATAGACAGGTATTGCGATTAACGACTCCAGTTGCGTCGCAAGAAAACCCACAATGAATCGGCAGTCGTTCGGCAACGCAAGAAGCACGGGCTCCTGTGTCTGGCAAACTGATGAAAACATTCGCGCCACTGCCGTCGACATTGCGCGTAAATCTCCGAATGACACACGTTGCCGCTCTATCTCGCCATCTTCCAGAAAGCAGTACGCGAGTGCGTCTGGTTTATTTTCTGCGTGGGATAAAAACCGGTGAATCAATGTTGGATCGTCTTCGACAATTACAGAATTCATATTCGAGAATACTTATAATTAGCTGAAATCAATTGCGAATTATCATAAACACTAATTATATGAGATGCATAGGTTTTTAAATAACTTCGTTGTTTTTGGCGTCCATCAAATTAAATTGTCATGACCAGCGCACATATTGGCGTTTCACTAGACGCAAAATTACACCGCGCTATTGCCTCTACCGGAAATTTAATAAACCAATAAATAAAAAATAATTCACAATGCAGCAACAAAAAAGATCCAACTCGTGCCTAGCGACTTGACAACCTCAATTAACAATTGCCCACCACCCGCAGCTGCCGCCCATCGGTAAAGGCCCTGCTGCCATAACTACTCCCCATTCCTAAACTCACAGTAAGACAGCCAAACCAAATCGCGCGGCCAACAACAGTACCACCTACCTCGGTCCATCACTTTAAATCGATTAGCAATAACTAAAAAACAAGCGCCTAACTATATAGCCTTTGTCAGCATAAGCCTAACCAGCCCTTAAATAAGGAAAACCTAAATTAAGCTAAAGCTAACTCCCACATGGATAAAGCGAGAGGTTTGCACGCCTCAAGCGACATTAATGAATTTCGAATACCTGCGCCAAGAAAGACAACGCATCGTAAGAATGCGCAAGGGCTAAAATCACCCATAAACACAGCAACCTTGGGCATCACAAAACAAGATAAACAAACGTTCGAAATATTTAGATTCATACGGCACACGTATCATCATCTAGGGAACCTCTGATTAATCTAGTGATTCCTCTGGCTTACAGGAATTTAACGTGAGTAGGCGCGTGAGCGAGGCGTGCTGGTTGCACGGCGAACGAGCGCAACACCCTCAGGTTAAATTCCTGTAAGCCCCATAGGGCGCGGCCTGCGGCGATCATTTGCGGCGTTGCCTTTCTTATTAAGGACTAAGGCCATTAACTGCGAAAGGCGCCTAACAACTAATCGCCGCAGGTCACGCAGAGAAATTACTAGGTTAATCAGAGGTTCCCTAGGTTTGCCTAGCAAGTCACAAGCCCGTCCATTATTCATGCGCTGCCCCTAGAATCACACACAATCCAACTCACCTATACCGCGCTTCGTGCTCAAAACTCAGATTCAGTGCTCGGCACGATGGCACGTATTTTCTCGATAAAGGCACTTACTTCGAATTGAGATTAAACGCTCGCTTGAGCAGCAACTAAAAATATTAATAAACAAGTGAGACATTCGCGAATCTGCGCGCACATATACGATTGAGAAAATAATTATCAGGTGGATGTTATTTAAGGATGACAGTTAAGTATGTTTCAGACGAATTCTCGTGGCTGCCCCCCAGACCTGGGTCTAAGCTTTCAGGTACCCCTGCAATTTACGCGAAATCGAACGACTATGAACACACGAGTCCAGTGATGCGCACTAGCACACTGAAAGCTCGTATATATGACAATTGGTTGTATATCAGTAAAACGTTTTGAGAGGGCCTATGGGGAATTCTGCAGGTACAACGCATAGGCACCAGCCGGTCACACCAGCATCCGGCCAGGTATCAGCGCGCCCACATTTCAAAAATAACAGTAAAAATATCGCTAGATAGCAAATCGTTCCTACTAAAACTGAATCGAAGAAACCTATGCCGTTTTAGCCTGTATCTAGCCGAGGAAAACTCGATGGAAATGTCGCAAATTAAATACTTTATCGCAGTTAGCGAGACACTGAATTTTACAAGAGCAGCAGAGCAATGCTGCGTATCTCAACCAGCACTTACTAAAGGCATCAAGAAGTTGGAGTCAATAATCGGTGGCGAGCTTCTATGCCGCACCAAAAATTCAGTGGAACTCTCTCATCTGGGACGCCTGCTATTACCGAACTTTGTCGATATCTACACTAATGCACGCCGCACAAAAGAAGAAGCCAACCGTATACTGGAACAACAAGCGGAATTTCTGCGCATCGGATTTCAACACAATCTATCGTTCAATCTGGTATGTCGCTTATTGGACAACTATAGACATCTCAATAGTGAACTCGACTTTACGTTCTTAGAGTGCAGTGGCGCCGAACTTGACGAGAAAATGCGCCATCACGAACTCGATCTTATATTCGCAAGCCGGATACATACAGGCAATTCCAATTATGTCGACACCATTCATCAAGAGCCCTTTGTAATCGTTTTTGACTTTGCGCACGATTACTTAAAGCGCGAAAGCCTTTTCTTAAATGACCTGGAACACCAACGAATCCTGTTTAGAGACCATTGCGACTCGTCGGTGTCACTCTGCGAACGTATACAGGCGGAAGGGCTCAATATTAAAGCCACATGCAGTAGCTGTTGTGATGATTGGATTCCAAACTATGTGAGATCAGAACAAGGTATCGCTCTAATACCCAAATCAAGCGCGATCAGCTATGGGTTACCCTACCTGACAATCTGTGATTTTCCTGTACAACTGAGCGTTTACTTTGAGTTACACCACGGCGTGCAAACGAAATACGACAGACGATACCAGGATTTGGCGCTCTCATTTAACAACGGCAGCGACTTACTTTCGGAAAATGTTGCGTGAATTAGTATGCTATTTATATCTCAGCAAACATAGCAGGATACTCTTAGCCCTGCTGCTAACCCAATGTGAAGCAACGCTCTGGCGTGAGATGTACAGATTTCGTAGCGGTTTCAAAGACTCGGCAGGCTTGCTTCCAGCGGTCGGCCGACTGTGCCGCTCGTCAACATACTGTTGGGTAGCGCGATCATTTCATTGTCGTCAGTTACCAGGGAGGTAAATCTCCAACTCATATTGACTACCGTACCGCAAATTTCGGAGTTGACAGTTATTCTATCGCCGATTGAAAAAGGTTTATCGATATTTAGAATTAAGCCAGAAAACAAATCCGTTAAATTTTCCTGTAGTGCTAGACCGGCGATAAATGTCACCAAGCCGGACGTCGCTAGCAAATGTGTAATCTCCATATTGAAAACAAAACGAATTACACCAAAGCCACAAAGCGCAAAGCAGAACCAACTGGTGAGCGTACGTAAAATTGTAGGAATCCCAGTCGCTGACAATGCTTTTTCGGATTGCAGTACGCGCGTTCTTCGCTCGAGCATATCCCAAAAATAGTTGTTGATCCCCTGAGCCAATGTATATGCAAGTAGTACCCACCAGGCGATATCGAAGCATCGCGAGATCACCGAGGTATGAAACATCGGCAGCATTTCGACCGATTTAGCCAATACCAAAGGCTCCAGCGTAAGCAAAATAAAGGCGTAAACAAGACTCCGCAGCCAAAGTAACCGCTTCAACGGGAGCCAGCTTAATACGAATGCCACGAGTAGCCAGCCGAGCAAACTTACTTGGAATATCATTTTTTCCAAACTGGGCGGAATAACACCACGCAATGAAAACGAGCGAGACTTAAGCTGATACACGGC comes from Teredinibacter turnerae and encodes:
- a CDS encoding acyl-CoA desaturase, which codes for MSADTSSPAKQEFSSFAKELQWSQKLHAGAILLVPFAGVCALIACAVVVPIAFVNWVVFIVMYFLTMVVGITVGYHRMLAHRSFKAPPAIRCFIAVCGCMAAQGTPSYWVSNHRRHHQYSDKAGDPHSPVCDSEVSLGRWKGFTHSHFGWMFTHELTPTTRYAKDLLQDRLLGRISSLYWWWVYLGILAPGVFVYLWTASPLQAGIAILLAGLTRLCLALHVTSAINSLCHMFGGRPHATRDSSGNLTWLAVLSGGESWHNNHHAFPHSAKFGHSWWQLDLGFIFIFLLEKAGLAWDVKRPA
- the ttuA gene encoding medium-chain-fatty-acid--ACP ligase TtuA; this encodes MNSVIVEDDPTLIHRFLSHAENKPDALAYCFLEDGEIERQRVSFGDLRAMSTAVARMFSSVCQTQEPVLLALPNDCRFIVGFLATQLESLIAIPVYPPEGKHKRARFTSIVHSSGARVLLTSSEYIKRCSNYFSTLEDDGVTVLNIDSLLTGLLLPIQQSVSDISGNLVPGEAGAQATGLQGVISNAEAYIVPNNIVPSAKPEDISFVQYTSGSTGEPKGVVITHANLIENQRMIQRSFCHDETTVFGSWLPFYHDMGLVGNILQPLYLGIPCYFMAPIAFIQKPFRWLALISKYRVTTSGGPDFGYALCAKRVKDAQIASLDLTSWEVAFNGSEPVKLATITRFHSKFSSCGFSAKSMYPVYGMAEATLFISGGSRHNEPQALQIDSAELQRGRIIGAAENENSKSLVCCGDDIDRQQVCIVDPASRLPVADGSVGEIWVTGAHVAKSYFRNPELSRSTLAATLESAPDGNIDKRQYKYLRTGDLGAIVDGDLYITGRLKDLIVMRGLNHHPHDIEATLQQLDGCLGEYACACFTDNIGDVDFLTVVQEIAPTYAKSGSLDDLADKMCEELNHEHGLTLDSIYFVRPFTIPKTTSGKLQRSAMRSRLAENTVTPMWRYLSPRIAPLVAQTGTLEERVSYVR
- a CDS encoding LysR family transcriptional regulator, coding for MEMSQIKYFIAVSETLNFTRAAEQCCVSQPALTKGIKKLESIIGGELLCRTKNSVELSHLGRLLLPNFVDIYTNARRTKEEANRILEQQAEFLRIGFQHNLSFNLVCRLLDNYRHLNSELDFTFLECSGAELDEKMRHHELDLIFASRIHTGNSNYVDTIHQEPFVIVFDFAHDYLKRESLFLNDLEHQRILFRDHCDSSVSLCERIQAEGLNIKATCSSCCDDWIPNYVRSEQGIALIPKSSAISYGLPYLTICDFPVQLSVYFELHHGVQTKYDRRYQDLALSFNNGSDLLSENVA